Proteins found in one Quercus robur chromosome 2, dhQueRobu3.1, whole genome shotgun sequence genomic segment:
- the LOC126712307 gene encoding uncharacterized protein LOC126712307, which translates to MEDNIMNLVVFGVISWSTIFLLTRRVFPKLSFDFCNRVVSTIHAILAVILASLTVQDWRCPVCPLASKSSPEQMQTLAVTLSYMIYDLLCCLFDKRVKLDNSIHHLVSIVGIGAGLIYKKCGSEMVVALWITEISSPFLHLRELLKELGYKDTDLNFAADILFAMIFTFARMGCGPYLMYVTLAANNPFLIKAMALGLQLVSAFWFYKIAAMVKYKLTKRTSKKVA; encoded by the exons ATGGAAGACAATATTATGAATTTAGTTGTGTTTGGAGTCATTTCATGGTCAACAATATTTCTGTTGACAAGGAGGGTCTTCCCTAAGCTTTCATTTGATTTCTGCAACCGAGTTGTTTCAACGATTCATGCAATTTTAGCTGTAATATTAGCCTCTCTCACTGTTCAAGATTGGAGGTGCCCAGTTTGTCCCTTGGCTTCAAAATCTTCTCCAGAGCAG ATGCAAACTCTAGCAGTCACCCTTTCCTATATGATCTATGATCTGTTATGTTGCCTCTTTGACAAGCGAGTCAAATTGGACAATTCGATCCATCATCTAGTCAGCATTGTTGGAATTGGAGCAGGCCTAATCTATAAGAAG TGTGGATCAGAGATGGTCGTGGCATTATGGATAACTGAAATTTCCAGCCCTTTCCTCCACTTGAGAGAGCTTCTAAAAGAGCTTGGTTACAAAGATACCGACCTTAATTTTGCTGCTGAT ATTTTGTTTGCAATGATATTTACATTCGCTAGGATGGGGTGTGGGCCTTATCTCATGTACGTGACTTTGGCGGCTAACAATCCATTTCTCATAAAG GCAATGGCATTGGGCTTGCAATTGGTTAGTGCCTTCTGGTTTTACAAAATCGCAGCGATGGTGAAATACAAATTGACAAAGAGGACTAGTAAAAAAGTCGCGTAA
- the LOC126712305 gene encoding 26S proteasome regulatory subunit 10B homolog A isoform X2 produces MSDAEEATRRRNAVAEYRKKLLQHKELESRVRSVRENLRASKKEFNKTEDDLKSLQSVGQIIGEVLRPLDNERLIVKASSGPRYVVGCRSKVDKEKLTAGTRVVLDMTTLTIMRALPREVDPVVYNMLHEDPGNVSYSAVGGLSDQIRELRESIELPLMNPELFIRVGIKPPKGVLLYGPPGTGKTLLARAIASNIDANFLKVVSSAIIDKYIGESARLIREMFGYARDHQPCIIFMDEIDAIGGRRFSEGTSADREIQRTLMELLNQLDGFDQLGKVKMIMATNRPDVLDPALLRPGRLDRKIEIPLPNEQSRMEILKIHAAGIAKHGEIDYEAVVKLAEGFNGADLRNVCTEAGMSAIRAERDYVIHEDFMKAVRKLNEAKKLESSAHYSADFGKD; encoded by the exons ATGAGCGACGCGGAAGAGGCAACACGACGCCGTAATGCGGTGGCCGAGTACCGCAAGAAACTCCTTCAGCACAAGGAACTCGAATCCCGAGTCCGATCTG TGAGGGAGAATTTGCGAGCTTCGAAGAAGGAGTTCAATAAAACAGAAGATGACTTGAAGTCGCTTCAAAGTGTTGGGCAGATCATTGGAGAAGTTCTCAGGCCCCTCGACAATGAACGCT TGATTGTTAAAGCGAGCAGTGGGCCCAGGTATGTTGTTGGCTGCCGTAGTAAAGTGGACAAGGAAAAACTTACTGCTGGAACAAGAGTGGTTCTTGATATGACAACACTCACTATCATGCGGGCTCTTCCTCGTGAA GTCGATCCAGTTGTTTATAACATGCTGCATGAAGATCCTGGTAATGTTAGCTACTCTGCTGTAGGTGGTTTATCTGATCAGATCAGAGAATTGAGAGAATCTATTGAGCTACCCCTCATGAATCCTGAGCTCTTCATTAGAGTTGGAATCAAACCTCCTAAG ggTGTTCTTCTTTATGGACCTCCTGGTACTGGCAAGACATTGTTAGCTAGAGCTATTGCAAGTAACATAGATGCAAACTTCTTAAAG GTTGTTTCAAGTGCCATAATTGATAAATACATTGGGGAAAGTGCACGGTTGATACGAGAAATGTTTGGATATGCACGCGATCACCAG CCCTGCATCATTTTTATGGATGAGATTGATGCCATTGGTGGGCGCCGTTTCAGTGAGGGGACAAGTGCTGACCGTGAAATTCAAAGAACACTGATGGAGTTACTTAATCAGCTTGATGGATTTGATCAGCTTGGAAAG gTCAAAATGATAATGGCAACAAACCGTCCTGATGTTCTTGATCCTGCACTTCTTCGCCCGGGGCGGCTGGACAGAAAAATTGAGATCCCATTGCCAAATGAGCAATCAAGGATGGAAATCCTCAAGATTCATGCTGCTGGAATTGCCAAACACGGTGAAATTGACTATGAAGCTGTTGTAAAGCTTGCAGAG GGCTTTAATGGGGCTGATCTTCGAAATGTTTGCACGGAGGCTGGAATGTCAGCAATCCGTGCAGAACGGGATTATGTCATCCATGAAGATTTCATGAAG GCTGTGCGGAAGCTGAATGAAGCAAAGAAGCTTGAATCTAGTGCCCACTACAGTGCTGATTTTGGAAAAGACTAG
- the LOC126712305 gene encoding 26S proteasome regulatory subunit 10B homolog A isoform X3 has protein sequence MSDAEEATRRRNAVAEYRKKLLQHKELESRVRSVRENLRASKKEFNKTEDDLKSLQSVGQIIGEVLRPLDNERLIVKASSGPRYVVGCRSKVDKEKLTAGTRVVLDMTTLTIMRALPREVDPVVYNMLHEDPGNVSYSAVGGLSDQIRELRESIELPLMNPELFIRVGIKPPKGVLLYGPPGTGKTLLARAIASNIDANFLKVVSSAIIDKYIGESARLIREMFGYARDHQPCIIFMDEIDAIGGRRFSEGTSADREIQRTLMELLNQLDGFDQLGKVKMIMATNRPDVLDPALLRPGRLDRKIEIPLPNEQSRMEILKIHAAGIAKHGEIDHEAVVKLAEGFNVADLRNVCTEAGMSAIRAERDYVIHEDFMKAVRKLNEAKKLESSAHYSADFGKD, from the exons ATGAGCGACGCGGAAGAGGCAACACGACGCCGTAATGCGGTGGCCGAGTACCGCAAGAAACTCCTTCAGCACAAGGAACTCGAATCCCGAGTCCGATCTG TGAGGGAGAATTTGCGAGCTTCGAAGAAGGAGTTCAATAAAACAGAAGATGACTTGAAGTCGCTTCAAAGTGTTGGGCAGATCATTGGAGAAGTTCTCAGGCCCCTCGACAATGAACGCT TGATTGTTAAAGCGAGCAGTGGGCCCAGGTATGTTGTTGGCTGCCGTAGTAAAGTGGACAAGGAAAAACTTACTGCTGGAACAAGAGTGGTTCTTGATATGACAACACTCACTATCATGCGGGCTCTTCCTCGTGAA GTCGATCCAGTTGTTTATAACATGCTGCATGAAGATCCTGGTAATGTTAGCTACTCTGCTGTAGGTGGTTTATCTGATCAGATCAGAGAATTGAGAGAATCTATTGAGCTACCCCTCATGAATCCTGAGCTCTTCATTAGAGTTGGAATCAAACCTCCTAAG ggTGTTCTTCTTTATGGACCTCCTGGTACTGGCAAGACATTGTTAGCTAGAGCTATTGCAAGTAACATAGATGCAAACTTCTTAAAG GTTGTTTCAAGTGCCATAATTGATAAATACATTGGGGAAAGTGCACGGTTGATACGAGAAATGTTTGGATATGCACGCGATCACCAG CCCTGCATCATTTTTATGGATGAGATTGATGCCATTGGTGGGCGCCGTTTCAGTGAGGGGACAAGTGCTGACCGTGAAATTCAAAGAACACTGATGGAGTTACTTAATCAGCTTGATGGATTTGATCAGCTTGGAAAG gTCAAAATGATAATGGCAACAAACCGTCCTGATGTTCTTGATCCTGCACTTCTTCGGCCGGGGCGGCTGGACAGAAAAATTGAGATCCCATTGCCAAATGAGCAATCGAGGATGGAAATCCTCAAGATTCATGCTGCTGGAATTGCCAAACACGGTGAAATTGACCATGAAGCTGTTGTAAAGCTTGCAGAG GGATTTAATGTGGCTGATCTTCGAAATGTTTGCACTGAGGCTGGAATGTCAGCAATCCGCGCAGAACGGGATTATGTCATCCATGAAGATTTCATGAAG GCTGTGCGGAAGCTGAATGAAGCAAAGAAGCTTGAATCTAGTGCCCACTACAGTGCTGATTTTGGAAAAGACTAG
- the LOC126712306 gene encoding uncharacterized protein LOC126712306 isoform X2 yields the protein MHVHFIEINWLLSFVSEIFLVGYLCLKPNSAKKSTKMEDNIMNLVVFGVISWSTIFLLTRRVFPRLSFDFCNRVVSTIHAILAVILASLTVQDWRCPVCPLASKSSPKQMQTLALTLSYMIYDLVCCLLDKRVKLDNSIHHLVSIVGIGAVLTNKKCGSETVAALWITEISNPFLHLRELLKELGYKDNDLNFAADILFAVIFTFGRMGGGPYLTYVTLAANNPFLIKAMALGLQLVSAFWFYKIAAMVKYKLTKRTSKKVA from the exons ATGCATGTGCATTTTATTGAAATCAATTggcttctttcttttgtttctgaAATATTTTTAGTTGGGTACCTTTGTTTAAAGCCAAATTCTGCTAAGAAGAGCACAAAAATGGAAGACAATATTATGAATTTAGTCGTGTTTGGAGTCATTTCATGGTCAACAATATTTCTGTTGACAAGGAGGGTCTTCCCTAGACTTTCATTTGATTTCTGCAACCGAGTTGTTTCAACGATTCATGCAATTTTAGCTGTAATATTAGCCTCTCTCACTGTTCAAGATTGGAGGTGCCCAGTTTGTCCCTTGGCTTCAAAATCTTCCCCAAAGCAG ATGCAAACTCTAGCATTGACCCTTTCTTATATGATCTATGATCTGGTGTGTTGCCTCCTTGACAAGCGAGTCAAATTGGACAATTCGATCCATCATCTAGTCAGCATTGTTGGAATTGGAGCAGTCCTAACCAATAAGAAG TGTGGATCAGAGACGGTCGCTGCATTATGGATAACTGAAATCTCCAATCCTTTCCTCCACTTAAGGGAGCTTCTAAAAGAGCTTGGTTACAAAGACAATGACCTTAACTTTGCTGCTGAT ATTTTGTTTGCAGTGATATTTACATTTGGCAGGATGGGAGGTGGGCCTTATCTCACTTATGTGACTTTGGCTGCTAACAATCCATTTCTCATAAAG GCAATGGCATTGGGCTTGCAACTGGTCAGTGCCTTCTGGTTTTACAAAATCGCAGCGATGGTGAAATACAAATTGACAAAGAGGACTAGTAAAAAAGTCGCGTAA
- the LOC126712306 gene encoding uncharacterized protein LOC126712306 isoform X1 produces MHVHFIEINWLLSFVSEIFLVGYLCLKPNSAKKSTKMEDNIMNLVVFGVISWSTIFLLTRRVFPRLSFDFCNRVVSTIHAILAVILASLTVQDWRCPVCPLASKSSPKQMQTLALTLSYMIYDLVCCLLDKRVKLDNSIHHLVSIVGIGAVLTNKKCGSETVAALWITEISNPFLHLRELLKELGYKDNDLNFAADILFAVIFTFGRMGGGPYLTYVTLAANNPFLIKCLLVLQNRSDGEIQIDKED; encoded by the exons ATGCATGTGCATTTTATTGAAATCAATTggcttctttcttttgtttctgaAATATTTTTAGTTGGGTACCTTTGTTTAAAGCCAAATTCTGCTAAGAAGAGCACAAAAATGGAAGACAATATTATGAATTTAGTCGTGTTTGGAGTCATTTCATGGTCAACAATATTTCTGTTGACAAGGAGGGTCTTCCCTAGACTTTCATTTGATTTCTGCAACCGAGTTGTTTCAACGATTCATGCAATTTTAGCTGTAATATTAGCCTCTCTCACTGTTCAAGATTGGAGGTGCCCAGTTTGTCCCTTGGCTTCAAAATCTTCCCCAAAGCAG ATGCAAACTCTAGCATTGACCCTTTCTTATATGATCTATGATCTGGTGTGTTGCCTCCTTGACAAGCGAGTCAAATTGGACAATTCGATCCATCATCTAGTCAGCATTGTTGGAATTGGAGCAGTCCTAACCAATAAGAAG TGTGGATCAGAGACGGTCGCTGCATTATGGATAACTGAAATCTCCAATCCTTTCCTCCACTTAAGGGAGCTTCTAAAAGAGCTTGGTTACAAAGACAATGACCTTAACTTTGCTGCTGAT ATTTTGTTTGCAGTGATATTTACATTTGGCAGGATGGGAGGTGGGCCTTATCTCACTTATGTGACTTTGGCTGCTAACAATCCATTTCTCATAAAG TGCCTTCTGGTTTTACAAAATCGCAGCGATGGTGAAATACAAATTGACAAAGAGGACTAG
- the LOC126712305 gene encoding 26S proteasome regulatory subunit 10B homolog A isoform X1: MSDAEEATRRRNAVAEYRKKLLQHKELESRVRSVRENLRASKKEFNKTEDDLKSLQSVGQIIGEVLRPLDNERLIVKASSGPRYVVGCRSKVDKEKLTAGTRVVLDMTTLTIMRALPREVDPVVYNMLHEDPGNVSYSAVGGLSDQIRELRESIELPLMNPELFIRVGIKPPKGVLLYGPPGTGKTLLARAIASNIDANFLKVVSSAIIDKYIGESARLIREMFGYARDHQPCIIFMDEIDAIGGRRFSEGTSADREIQRTLMELLNQLDGFDQLGKVKMIMATNRPDVLDPALLRPGRLDRKIEIPLPNEQSRMEILKIHAAGIAKHGEIDYEAVVKLAEGFNGADLRNVCTEAGMSAIRAERDYVIHEDFMKAVRKLNEAKKLESSAHYSADFGKD; the protein is encoded by the exons ATGAGCGACGCGGAAGAGGCAACACGACGCCGTAATGCGGTGGCCGAGTACCGCAAGAAACTCCTTCAGCACAAGGAACTCGAATCCCGAGTCCGATCTG TGAGGGAGAATTTGCGAGCTTCGAAGAAGGAGTTCAATAAAACAGAAGATGACTTGAAGTCGCTTCAAAGTGTTGGGCAGATCATTGGAGAAGTTCTCAGGCCCCTCGACAATGAACGCT TGATTGTTAAAGCGAGCAGTGGGCCCAGGTATGTTGTTGGCTGCCGTAGTAAAGTGGACAAGGAAAAACTTACTGCTGGAACAAGAGTGGTTCTTGATATGACAACACTCACTATCATGCGGGCTCTTCCTCGTGAA GTCGATCCAGTTGTTTATAACATGCTGCATGAAGATCCTGGTAATGTTAGCTACTCTGCTGTAGGTGGTTTATCTGATCAGATCAGAGAATTGAGAGAATCTATTGAGCTACCCCTCATGAATCCTGAGCTCTTCATTAGAGTTGGAATCAAACCTCCTAAG ggTGTTCTTCTTTATGGACCTCCTGGTACTGGCAAGACATTGTTAGCTAGAGCTATTGCAAGTAACATAGATGCAAACTTCTTAAAG GTTGTTTCAAGTGCCATAATTGATAAATACATTGGGGAAAGTGCACGGTTGATACGAGAAATGTTTGGATATGCACGCGATCACCAG CCCTGCATCATTTTTATGGATGAGATTGATGCCATTGGTGGGCGCCGTTTCAGTGAGGGGACAAGTGCTGACCGTGAAATTCAAAGAACACTGATGGAGTTACTTAATCAGCTTGATGGATTTGATCAGCTTGGAAAG gTCAAAATGATAATGGCAACAAACCGTCCTGATGTTCTTGATCCTGCACTTCTTCGCCCGGGGCGGCTGGACAGAAAAATTGAGATCCCATTGCCAAATGAGCAATCAAGGATGGAAATCCTCAAGATTCATGCTGCTGGAATTGCCAAACACGGTGAAATTGACTATGAAGCTGTTGTAAAGCTTGCAGAG GGCTTTAATGGGGCTGATCTTCGAAATGTTTGCACGGAGGCTGGAATGTCAGCAATCCGTGCAGAACGGGATTATGTCATCCATGAAGATTTCATGAAG GCTGTGCGGAAGCTGAATGAAGCAAAGAAGCTTGAATCTAGTGCCCACTACAGTGCTGACTTTGGAAAAGACTAG